One window from the genome of Brachyspira hampsonii encodes:
- a CDS encoding chemotaxis protein CheX, protein MFDLDVVNAFSKGTVIILKSYFNSKVGKGDVRIYRNANHVGGVIVFVGITGDLSGRLMFNMSKATAFKLASVLNMESITTIDDIFIATIKEFVNMVAGSAINDLSTKHIDLDMTPPAILMSEQMSMLEKENDKILSISYKTELGEIFMNLILFNQAN, encoded by the coding sequence ATGTTTGATTTAGATGTAGTAAATGCTTTCAGCAAAGGTACAGTAATTATATTAAAAAGTTATTTCAATTCAAAAGTTGGAAAAGGCGATGTAAGAATATACAGAAACGCAAATCATGTCGGAGGCGTTATAGTATTTGTAGGTATCACAGGAGATTTAAGCGGAAGACTTATGTTTAATATGAGCAAAGCAACCGCTTTTAAATTAGCTTCAGTTCTTAATATGGAATCTATAACTACAATAGACGATATATTTATTGCCACTATTAAAGAATTTGTTAATATGGTTGCTGGAAGTGCTATAAATGATTTATCAACAAAACATATAGATTTAGATATGACTCCTCCTGCTATACTTATGAGCGAACAGATGTCTATGCTGGAAAAGGAAAATGATAAAATATTATCTATAAGTTATAAAACTGAATTAGGTGAAATATTTATGAACTTAATTTTATTTAATCAAGCTAATTGA
- a CDS encoding SLBB domain-containing protein, whose protein sequence is MRDRILCLSFTLLIFVFGIFINLFYKTNNTNNKLISITVKGAVVNQGVYFCKYGISVSEVLEICGGMTELGYLPVGFDYNMPITNDTTINIQKRYSTIRKNYEEN, encoded by the coding sequence ATGAGAGATAGAATACTTTGTTTATCTTTTACATTATTGATATTTGTATTTGGTATATTTATAAATCTTTTTTATAAAACTAATAATACAAATAATAAACTAATTAGTATTACAGTAAAAGGAGCGGTTGTTAATCAAGGAGTATATTTTTGTAAATATGGCATTTCAGTATCCGAAGTTTTAGAAATTTGCGGAGGAATGACTGAGCTTGGATATTTGCCGGTTGGGTTTGATTATAATATGCCTATAACCAATGATACTACGATTAATATACAAAAAAGATATTCAACTATAAGAAAAAATTATGAAGAGAATTGA